In Theobroma cacao cultivar B97-61/B2 chromosome 7, Criollo_cocoa_genome_V2, whole genome shotgun sequence, the genomic window TGACCATGGGCCAACTCCAATGCTGTTATGCCGAATGACCATATATCTGCCTTGGAGTTATATCCAGTTCCTGGCTGCATGACCTCCGGTGCCATCCAGCAAGGAGTCCCCACAAAGGTATTTCTCGAACGTTGTCTGTCTCCTGAATCGAACATGCAAGCTGAAACACCGAAGTCGGCGAGTTTAACTGTTCCATTGTTATCAAGCAGTATGTTCCCAGCCTTGACATCCCGATGAATATGTCCTTGTCGGTGAAGATAATCCAAAGCCTTAAGAGTTTCCTTAAGAATGGAAGCGATAGCAGCCTCTTCGAATCCATCGGGATAAGCCGTTTTCATGCGATGCAAGCAGGAACCCTCCGACATGAACGGCATGACTACCCAAAGGTTGCGGTCAACTACGAAGGAAGCATATGCCCGAAGAACATTAGGGTGATCGATCAATCTCAGTGTTTGAGCTTCCCGATGTACGTCATCCAGATTAGTACCGCTGCAGCGATCAAGATCCAAACACTTGACAGCCACGACGTCCTTTGAAGGAAGATAGATTGCTTTGTAAACAGTAGCAGTGGCGCCATGGCCGATTTCTTCAAGAAGCTGGTAATCGCTAGGGTTCGCTGAGTAACTCCGAGTCCCTTGCATTCTCCCCACCGGAAAACCAGGCAATCGCGAGTGATGGAATAGTCCTTCAAGGATGGCTTTTTCTGTTTAGGAAAGAGTAATAAGAGTAAGAGAATAGTCCTTCAAGGACTggctttttgtgtttttataGTTTGAGTTGGTGAAGTTGTTTTGATCGTGTATCCTTGCtgttataaataattaaaaatttgacattaattattaaaacttttatatatttaaataattttttaaacaaataaataaaaaaaagacttCAACCAATGCAATAACTTTTATCAAGCCATACTTGTGTTATTTGATTAAGATCTAAACACTTGAGAGCCAAACATCCTTTGAAGGAAGATAGATTGCTTTTGGCCAATTTCTTGAAGATCGATTACAATTGCTTTGTAATCGCTAGAGTTCGCTGAGTCCATTCCATTCTTGCCATTGGAACACCAACCAAGAGAAGAAAGCAGCAAGAAAGAGTAATAGAATGGTCCTTGTGAAGATTAAAAGGGCTGGCCTTTTCTGTTTTTGTAGTTGACTTGGTGAAGTTGTTTCAATCCTCCTTCACCGCCTTGAGTGTATCCTTGTTGGAGTTAACTTTAATTCagtttatattaattttaaattaacttta contains:
- the LOC18594282 gene encoding serine/threonine-protein kinase fray2, producing the protein MQGTRSYSANPSDYQLLEEIGHGATATVYKAIYLPSKDVVAVKCLDLDRCSGTNLDDVHREAQTLRLIDHPNVLRAYASFVVDRNLWVVMPFMSEGSCLHRMKTAYPDGFEEAAIASILKETLKALDYLHRQGHIHRDVKAGNILLDNNGTVKLADFGVSACMFDSGDRQRSRNTFVGTPCWMAPEVMQPGTGYNSKADIWSFGITALELAHGHAPLSKYPPMKVLLMTIQNAPPRLDQDCDKKFSKSFKDMVAMCLVKDQTKRPTAEKLLKHSFFKHAKPPELFVKKLFAPIPRLSNPVKPVQLKDAAQLALKKMPSAEQEATSQSQYQRGISAWNFDIEDLKAQASLVHDDDDIHECEDDDRSMKSNLGDKTAAYCSSSSPIVLSKMMYVRAGA